One Leptospira wolbachii serovar Codice str. CDC genomic region harbors:
- a CDS encoding Crp/Fnr family transcriptional regulator, with translation MADLPLNPDCFACDYKNHNVLHCAAHETIERINEGKDFTIFPRGKHLVTSGVKAAGFFFIKSGLVRSYVQLASGKEQTLRLSGPGDWVGFRDCISDSTSHHNVVAVEDTHACYITGALIEALVNDDINFQKEVFRQMAKEWQEMEEHVVSLGTKQVHEKLAEILIVLDNAQGRKNQVELKVTRDVLATFIGTKTETLVRALSDLKAREFISVDKNRIDILNREALYSLSKIA, from the coding sequence ATGGCGGATCTTCCTCTCAATCCTGATTGTTTTGCCTGTGATTATAAAAATCACAATGTTCTGCACTGCGCTGCACATGAAACCATCGAAAGGATTAATGAGGGTAAGGACTTCACTATCTTTCCTAGGGGAAAACACTTAGTAACTTCCGGGGTTAAAGCAGCGGGTTTTTTCTTCATCAAATCAGGCCTTGTTCGCAGTTATGTCCAACTTGCTAGCGGAAAGGAACAAACCTTACGTCTGAGTGGGCCGGGAGACTGGGTTGGCTTTCGGGATTGTATTTCCGATTCCACATCTCATCACAATGTAGTCGCGGTAGAAGACACCCATGCATGTTACATCACAGGTGCCCTCATCGAAGCCTTAGTGAATGATGATATCAACTTCCAAAAAGAAGTTTTCCGGCAAATGGCAAAGGAATGGCAGGAAATGGAGGAACATGTTGTTTCTCTAGGAACCAAACAGGTCCATGAAAAATTAGCAGAAATTCTCATCGTTTTAGACAATGCCCAAGGTCGTAAAAATCAAGTGGAACTAAAAGTGACACGTGATGTCCTAGCTACTTTCATTGGAACCAAAACTGAAACATTGGTTCGTGCTCTCTCTGACCTCAAAGCCAGGGAATTCATTTCCGTAGACAAAAACCGCATTGATATTCTGAACAGGGAAGCTTTGTATTCCCTTTCAAAAATCGCCTAA
- a CDS encoding enoyl-CoA hydratase/isomerase family protein has protein sequence MKSRFESKEYEFLEIESRETEDGKIVSIFLNNPTSRNSMTWKMGEEFADVIHSIKKEKVLPRAVIISGRKDVFCAGGDLNLLRSFSEKSFSQNRRDMRKFYGFFLSVRKLPIPVIAAVNGHAIGAGLSLTFGCDLRIFAEEGKYSFNFVRLGIHPGMGSSFLSPELLGKSLGGRLLLTGETFDGKFAKTIGLALDSVPKTEVYSRAMELALSLSKAAPLALQELKRNLYSWKQLDGALKKEAESQARNFISDDFKETIKSILEKREPKFTGK, from the coding sequence ATGAAATCGCGATTTGAATCCAAAGAGTATGAATTCCTAGAAATTGAATCCCGTGAAACCGAAGATGGAAAAATCGTTTCCATCTTCTTAAACAATCCTACTTCCCGCAACTCCATGACCTGGAAAATGGGGGAAGAGTTTGCAGATGTAATCCATTCCATTAAAAAAGAAAAAGTCCTACCAAGAGCAGTTATCATCTCTGGTCGTAAAGATGTGTTTTGCGCTGGTGGCGATTTAAATCTGTTGCGATCTTTTTCTGAAAAATCATTCTCGCAAAACAGGCGTGATATGAGAAAATTCTACGGTTTCTTTTTATCCGTTCGTAAACTCCCTATTCCTGTTATTGCTGCCGTCAATGGACATGCCATTGGAGCCGGTCTTTCCTTAACCTTTGGTTGTGATCTCAGAATTTTTGCAGAAGAGGGTAAGTATTCCTTTAATTTTGTAAGACTAGGGATTCATCCTGGAATGGGTTCTAGTTTTCTTTCTCCGGAACTACTTGGAAAAAGTTTAGGCGGTAGACTTTTACTTACTGGGGAAACCTTTGATGGTAAGTTTGCAAAAACAATTGGCTTAGCTCTTGACAGTGTTCCCAAAACGGAAGTGTATTCTCGTGCTATGGAACTTGCTTTATCTTTATCTAAAGCCGCACCACTCGCCTTACAGGAATTAAAGAGGAATTTATACTCTTGGAAACAGCTCGATGGAGCCCTAAAAAAAGAAGCAGAATCTCAAGCCCGAAACTTTATTTCGGACGACTTTAAGGAGACGATAAAAAGTATCTTAGAAAAGCGGGAACCAAAGTTTACTGGCAAATGA
- a CDS encoding PilZ domain-containing protein: MAIGRTDSMQELITILESLFEETIIGSDVNIVKHLFYYLKADNREFEFIYEEETLVAAVEEIESHTVTLMIPDLVEQGSRRARVRFEVMNINYQFEVVILDIQKEKTVIKTPTELQSYQLRTNKRIPVDDLFMNFIILFRSLTGGSREVGKNLYAESRFPHLMKEVRKDRPDSKLINVMLTEAIERISKDYEIHFFQPEEKLNEYEDFVKKTILRTGKSIYIPDCNRITSYINDPQDEVLFNYHNEHKEMTKEFGAEFALDFFESMRKHESRDFYVSYVITPIRLYEDVVGYIKVYSTAMERFTISQNQAVYIFELAEIISYVFTKIAIQHGSYETMQSTTKVVDISLDGLLFEIYDKRLFQYLKRHNIIKMFIPLNKERTMIIRGEIIRFLDRGDHYHLGVNYFSSAPDDMLHLESYLFEKSMKILSE, encoded by the coding sequence ATGGCGATCGGCAGAACAGATTCGATGCAGGAACTCATAACGATCTTAGAATCGTTATTTGAAGAAACCATCATTGGGTCGGATGTCAATATCGTAAAACATCTCTTTTACTACCTAAAAGCCGATAACAGAGAATTTGAATTTATCTACGAAGAAGAGACACTCGTTGCTGCCGTAGAAGAAATCGAATCTCATACAGTCACTCTCATGATTCCCGATTTAGTGGAACAAGGGTCAAGGCGAGCTCGGGTTCGTTTTGAAGTCATGAATATCAACTACCAATTTGAGGTAGTGATTCTCGATATCCAAAAAGAAAAAACAGTCATTAAAACTCCTACCGAGTTACAGTCCTACCAATTAAGGACAAACAAACGTATTCCCGTAGATGATTTGTTTATGAACTTTATCATTTTGTTCAGGAGTTTGACAGGTGGATCTCGTGAGGTAGGAAAAAATCTCTACGCAGAAAGCCGGTTCCCTCACCTAATGAAAGAAGTACGAAAGGATAGACCCGATAGCAAACTCATTAACGTAATGTTAACAGAAGCTATTGAACGTATTTCCAAAGACTATGAGATTCATTTTTTTCAACCAGAGGAAAAACTAAATGAATATGAAGACTTTGTAAAAAAAACTATCCTCCGAACTGGTAAATCAATTTATATCCCTGATTGCAATCGAATCACTTCTTATATCAATGATCCGCAAGATGAGGTTCTCTTCAACTACCATAATGAACACAAAGAAATGACAAAGGAATTTGGGGCAGAGTTTGCTTTGGATTTTTTTGAATCCATGCGTAAACACGAATCTCGCGACTTTTATGTTTCTTATGTAATCACACCCATTCGATTGTATGAGGATGTGGTAGGATACATCAAAGTATATTCTACGGCCATGGAACGGTTTACCATCTCACAAAACCAAGCGGTATATATTTTTGAACTAGCAGAGATTATTAGTTATGTGTTTACAAAAATTGCTATCCAACATGGAAGTTATGAAACCATGCAATCGACTACAAAGGTTGTGGATATATCTCTCGATGGTCTTCTTTTTGAAATCTACGACAAACGTCTGTTTCAATATCTAAAACGACACAATATCATTAAAATGTTTATTCCATTAAATAAGGAACGTACCATGATCATCAGAGGAGAAATCATTCGATTTTTAGATAGAGGAGATCATTACCATCTAGGGGTAAACTATTTCAGTTCGGCCCCAGATGATATGTTACATTTAGAATCTTATCTTTTCGAAAAGAGTATGAAAATTCTCTCAGAATGA
- a CDS encoding tetratricopeptide repeat protein yields MFRSFLLSIFFVTAILAQSSSDRMAFAFRSQASLDPLRMIVVGEVVGIEKASYYEVDTLSQELEVDTRPDTVTIKVADPKGIRVGQILYLLEKNQDHKTFRDGNIVGMITVKSVYQTTFFGWQVRGEGYLRLIEDRPVTAARLLDTTKYDEAFMAKKQGDHYFAKGQMEEALRMYKHSVSLDQGSPDSHYALGKAHWKDGEGYVSTAFEYSMAWKNRERFSNAQERLLFLVDYLRFLTFYFKVEGKENKKQLDLMPQVAKEARNLYPKNYEVWLYSFETSFLNLLHSNMADTGVDGRKKREEWAERSEEYLKKAYSLRKSDYYLHKLACEFYHLKWKETRGSIKETEYRDKLVEHGKLLRLYYTGETTLSEDLLNAIRLAEKQSGSF; encoded by the coding sequence ATGTTCCGATCCTTTCTGCTCAGTATATTTTTTGTAACGGCAATCCTGGCTCAGTCCTCGTCGGATCGAATGGCCTTTGCCTTCCGTAGTCAAGCCTCTCTTGACCCACTGCGTATGATTGTTGTAGGTGAGGTTGTGGGAATCGAAAAAGCTAGTTATTATGAAGTGGATACACTTTCCCAAGAATTAGAAGTGGATACAAGACCGGATACGGTCACAATCAAAGTCGCCGATCCTAAGGGAATTCGCGTTGGACAAATTTTATATCTACTAGAAAAGAACCAAGACCACAAAACATTCCGAGATGGGAACATTGTGGGGATGATCACTGTGAAGTCCGTATACCAAACCACTTTTTTTGGGTGGCAAGTCCGGGGAGAAGGATATCTAAGGTTGATTGAAGACCGTCCAGTAACAGCTGCAAGACTACTTGATACAACCAAATACGATGAAGCCTTTATGGCAAAAAAACAAGGTGATCATTATTTTGCGAAAGGTCAAATGGAAGAAGCACTTCGAATGTACAAACATTCGGTATCTCTTGATCAAGGTTCCCCTGATTCTCATTATGCACTTGGGAAGGCCCACTGGAAAGATGGAGAAGGGTATGTGTCTACTGCCTTTGAATATTCTATGGCTTGGAAAAACAGAGAACGATTTTCAAATGCCCAAGAACGATTGTTATTCCTAGTAGATTATTTGCGATTTTTGACTTTCTATTTCAAAGTAGAAGGTAAAGAAAATAAAAAACAATTGGATCTGATGCCGCAAGTTGCCAAAGAGGCACGTAATCTTTATCCAAAAAATTATGAAGTTTGGTTGTATAGTTTTGAAACTTCCTTTTTAAATCTTCTTCATTCGAATATGGCAGATACCGGCGTTGATGGAAGGAAAAAAAGAGAGGAGTGGGCCGAACGTTCTGAGGAATATTTAAAGAAAGCCTACTCTTTAAGAAAATCCGATTATTACCTTCATAAACTTGCTTGTGAGTTTTATCACTTAAAATGGAAAGAAACACGTGGTTCTATCAAAGAAACAGAATATAGAGACAAACTTGTAGAACACGGGAAATTATTACGCCTCTACTATACTGGGGAAACTACTTTATCAGAAGATTTATTGAATGCCATCCGACTCGCAGAAAAACAATCGGGATCATTCTGA
- a CDS encoding penicillin acylase family protein produces MLEKTKTFIRKRPILSLFLLFILTLPVTLHLLFWGLVSLKAPNYQGEIVSDKLTSKVTVIRDGAGIPHIVAGDAKSAYFALGYTMAQDRIFQMELQRRIGKGELTEIFGDKLIPTDQFLKSLLLKKTAEEYADQKEHIYPEAWNQLDWFLDGVNHFLSEDNLPIEYTILGIKPKPFDRIDAISFLFYMGFSFAEGIKSDSLYSIMESELKGRSANELFPRYDFETNATILETQPGVQKLAENRNFEKLNPIQNHSGGSDVLNLKQLVSFVNQLQLPIEPLEGSNSWLVGPSRSESGGAVLANDPHIALSNPGAWYEAYIEYPGYENYGYFLSIIPFPLIAHNRDKAWGLTMLEQDDVNLYMETIDGNKFKTGTGWKDLTYYRDSIRKKDGAEIPFEVGITNHGPLITEHIVGYKGRPVSLYWAHHHLQNPLLDVLFQMGKSKSFTELDAASSMIGAPGLNFSYADKSGNIAYYAVGRFPILKSGNPRKILEGSTGENDVIGYVPAKNNPKIINPKNGIIVTANNQVTNKALPGLGKPEGNWQPPDRFQRLVGILETKEKWSMEELAAIQNDTVSSFAPEYLDLILSSVKDAKTPNGKKVLGILKTWNFEHFPESQGAAVYDVFFYITLRELLIDEMGPTNFELYGDIAEYWNAYRRFVRNPDSTFWDDLRTEGITESREDILKRSIEETGRYLEKHLSASPSLWTWKNLYKIKHPHPLGVLPVIGGIFDIGPLPSSGGAEVVNNLKYKLMKEDWTAFSGPSKRRVIDYGRFEESVTQLPIGNSGNLASPFYGNLVDDYINGVHRKILYSKEQVGEGRFRLEFRPR; encoded by the coding sequence ATGTTAGAAAAAACCAAAACCTTTATAAGAAAGAGACCTATTTTAAGTCTCTTTCTACTTTTTATCCTAACCCTTCCTGTCACCCTACATCTTTTGTTTTGGGGACTTGTATCCTTAAAAGCTCCGAACTACCAAGGTGAGATTGTTTCAGACAAACTTACATCCAAAGTGACTGTGATCCGGGACGGTGCTGGGATTCCTCATATTGTTGCTGGTGATGCCAAATCCGCCTACTTTGCATTAGGTTATACCATGGCGCAAGATCGGATTTTCCAAATGGAATTACAAAGGCGGATAGGAAAAGGAGAACTCACGGAAATTTTTGGTGATAAACTGATTCCTACCGATCAGTTTCTAAAGTCTCTTCTTTTGAAAAAAACGGCAGAAGAATATGCCGACCAAAAGGAACATATTTATCCAGAAGCATGGAATCAGTTAGATTGGTTTTTGGATGGTGTGAATCATTTTCTTTCTGAAGACAATCTACCAATCGAATACACAATTCTTGGAATCAAACCCAAACCATTTGATAGGATCGATGCCATTTCCTTCCTATTTTATATGGGTTTTTCCTTTGCCGAAGGAATTAAATCGGACAGTTTGTACAGCATCATGGAATCAGAGTTAAAGGGTCGTTCGGCAAACGAACTTTTCCCTCGGTATGATTTTGAAACGAATGCCACCATTTTGGAAACACAACCTGGTGTTCAAAAGTTGGCAGAAAACCGGAATTTTGAAAAATTAAATCCAATTCAAAATCATTCCGGTGGATCCGATGTTCTCAATCTTAAACAACTTGTCTCTTTTGTTAATCAACTCCAGTTGCCAATTGAACCTTTGGAGGGAAGTAATTCTTGGCTTGTGGGTCCGAGTCGATCCGAAAGTGGTGGGGCCGTTCTTGCCAATGACCCACACATCGCGCTATCCAATCCCGGTGCTTGGTACGAAGCTTATATCGAGTATCCAGGATATGAAAACTACGGATACTTTTTGTCCATCATTCCCTTCCCCCTAATTGCACATAACAGGGACAAGGCATGGGGACTGACTATGTTGGAACAAGACGATGTGAATTTGTACATGGAAACTATTGATGGGAACAAATTCAAAACTGGAACTGGCTGGAAGGATCTGACTTATTATCGTGACTCCATTCGAAAAAAAGATGGAGCAGAAATTCCATTTGAAGTAGGAATCACAAACCATGGCCCACTCATCACAGAACATATCGTAGGATACAAAGGTCGGCCTGTCAGTTTGTATTGGGCCCACCACCATTTACAAAACCCACTCCTTGATGTTCTCTTTCAAATGGGAAAATCAAAATCATTCACAGAACTAGATGCCGCATCTTCCATGATTGGTGCTCCTGGTCTTAATTTTAGTTATGCGGACAAAAGTGGAAACATTGCTTACTATGCTGTAGGAAGGTTCCCGATTCTAAAGTCCGGAAACCCACGTAAAATTTTAGAAGGTTCTACGGGAGAAAACGATGTAATTGGATATGTTCCAGCAAAAAACAATCCAAAGATTATCAATCCTAAAAATGGAATCATTGTCACTGCCAATAACCAAGTTACGAATAAGGCTCTTCCTGGCCTTGGAAAACCAGAAGGGAACTGGCAACCACCGGATCGTTTCCAGAGGTTAGTTGGGATTTTAGAAACCAAAGAAAAGTGGAGTATGGAGGAACTTGCGGCCATTCAGAACGATACCGTATCTTCCTTTGCACCAGAATATTTGGATCTTATTTTGTCCTCTGTAAAGGATGCCAAAACGCCGAATGGAAAAAAAGTATTAGGGATCTTAAAAACTTGGAACTTTGAACATTTCCCAGAATCGCAAGGTGCTGCTGTTTACGATGTATTTTTTTACATCACTCTTCGTGAGTTATTAATCGACGAAATGGGACCCACCAATTTTGAGTTATACGGAGATATTGCTGAATATTGGAATGCTTACCGTCGTTTTGTGCGGAACCCTGACTCGACTTTTTGGGACGACCTACGAACAGAAGGGATCACTGAATCAAGGGAAGATATTTTGAAAAGATCGATCGAAGAAACGGGAAGGTATTTGGAAAAACATCTATCTGCCTCCCCAAGTCTTTGGACTTGGAAAAATTTGTATAAAATCAAACACCCACATCCACTTGGCGTATTGCCAGTGATAGGTGGGATATTTGATATCGGTCCTCTTCCTTCTTCTGGGGGAGCTGAGGTTGTGAACAATTTGAAATACAAATTGATGAAGGAAGATTGGACTGCCTTTTCTGGACCTTCCAAAAGACGTGTGATAGATTATGGTCGTTTTGAAGAGTCTGTCACTCAACTTCCCATTGGCAATAGTGGAAACCTAGCCAGTCCTTTTTATGGAAACTTGGTAGACGATTATATCAATGGGGTTCATAGAAAAATTCTCTATTCGAAAGAACAAGTGGGAGAGGGTAGGTTCCGATTGGAATTTCGACCACGTTAA
- a CDS encoding transglycosylase SLT domain-containing protein, with protein sequence MRKRNPLIQILGTSLLVLVFLTESYGKISSAGLTVRNESSKRKLEVYISKYRPNLSSQERSELVSLMERASLNLRFPAGKKQERYDKLGFLVGLVHTESQFHKRAKSHKGALGLMQVMPATAKWLAKKEGIPFSSEKDLYDPETNLYLGVLYMNYLLERTDSVEAALLSYNAGLGGYKRFGGIPEYSRSVYRYYEDWKSMPVPTQSMISETVASLLSI encoded by the coding sequence ATGCGAAAAAGAAACCCACTCATCCAAATCCTAGGAACCAGCCTTCTGGTCTTAGTCTTTCTTACAGAATCTTATGGAAAGATTAGTTCGGCAGGACTCACGGTTCGAAACGAATCTTCCAAAAGAAAATTGGAAGTTTATATTTCCAAATACCGCCCAAACCTTTCTTCCCAGGAGAGATCGGAACTTGTTTCTCTTATGGAGCGGGCCTCTCTGAACCTGCGTTTTCCGGCAGGGAAAAAACAAGAACGTTATGATAAATTAGGATTTTTGGTAGGTCTTGTGCATACAGAATCTCAATTTCACAAACGAGCCAAGTCTCATAAAGGAGCTCTCGGCCTGATGCAAGTGATGCCGGCCACAGCAAAGTGGTTGGCTAAAAAAGAAGGAATTCCTTTTTCCTCTGAAAAAGATTTATATGATCCAGAAACTAATTTGTATCTCGGTGTTTTGTATATGAATTATCTTTTGGAAAGAACTGATTCGGTGGAGGCGGCACTATTATCTTATAACGCAGGACTGGGTGGTTATAAACGGTTTGGAGGCATTCCAGAGTATTCACGATCAGTGTACCGTTACTATGAAGATTGGAAATCTATGCCAGTCCCAACACAAAGTATGATTTCTGAAACCGTTGCCAGTCTTCTTTCTATTTAA
- a CDS encoding HAMP domain-containing sensor histidine kinase produces MVPLLNLYSFFYFGLCLVSGIAFVYFISRKEDLTPTFRGLLIPLICLFFWSVAWSICNSFVAPWTAYIFVFLKNPFILILGVASSNLAFGFQENSFPRWKKWSLRIHIALATAAILANGTGFFYREIHFDPKMEFYVPDQNSPSTIVQLSILSIAGVLCLVLGNTITVLTAKFLRFQGSQKRNTGGFLLAILGILLLAFADILVDLNYFSKPTFLFLLTNLTIIIMTILVLVSLNQETIPSTVGFKIMTFNLTVLYLILSIVANFLFNRFRIDFQNEMSREKHSVKTQLELGVTFPFVYLSDLVIDMQNQSFRINKINFTKENINQIQNRPNSFESFTVESFSNDPKGIYWTSEFYAKNHHFLIAIPYIEYRNTVHQTVVWLIVTLLFSLFTIFMLYPVLHKTSIVYPLTRLLAGIRKMHSGDLFVTVKVSSRDEIGELSNSFNEMISIVRDARLQLEQKIEERTESLNQTILELRETQEQLLQAERMSTLGKIAASVAHEINNPLAAIKGSIQFIKDGQTNVPNPDKSENFLLAEQFIAEFKNQKRSDVTSRFKRKKELIAFFKAKSIPDPISLADTCFDFKIEVVPEEYQKLFETEEGRTIFQSQLNDFVIGFHLGIIETAVERASKIVFALKHHSYSGPRESQKLLSLKEGIDSVLSMYSTSWKQNIEIDWKVSGDPVILGHADELVQVWTNLIYNSIQACPKEGGKIRIFLKEESTEALITIEDNGKGIPEDILPRIFEPFFTTKELGMGTGLGLSIVQKIIQNHNGSIQVESQPGKTLFSIHIPLAKS; encoded by the coding sequence TTGGTCCCCTTACTGAATCTCTATAGTTTTTTCTATTTTGGGCTCTGTTTGGTGAGTGGGATTGCCTTTGTCTATTTTATATCCCGTAAAGAGGACCTAACTCCTACCTTTCGCGGACTACTCATCCCTTTAATCTGTCTTTTTTTCTGGTCTGTGGCCTGGTCGATTTGTAATTCGTTTGTGGCACCCTGGACCGCCTATATATTTGTTTTTTTGAAAAACCCATTCATTTTGATTTTGGGAGTAGCGTCTTCGAACCTTGCCTTCGGATTTCAGGAAAATAGTTTTCCCAGGTGGAAAAAGTGGAGCCTTCGGATCCACATCGCACTGGCAACCGCTGCCATCCTCGCCAATGGGACAGGATTCTTTTACAGGGAGATCCATTTTGATCCTAAAATGGAATTTTACGTTCCCGATCAAAATTCACCCTCAACGATTGTTCAACTTTCAATACTTTCGATTGCAGGTGTGTTGTGTTTGGTTCTTGGGAATACGATCACAGTGCTAACAGCTAAGTTCCTTCGTTTCCAGGGATCTCAAAAACGAAATACAGGCGGATTTCTTTTAGCCATACTCGGAATACTCTTGTTAGCATTTGCAGATATTTTAGTTGATCTAAACTACTTTAGTAAACCCACTTTTTTATTTTTGCTCACCAACCTAACAATCATTATCATGACCATCCTTGTGTTGGTGTCACTCAACCAAGAGACAATCCCCTCCACTGTTGGATTCAAAATCATGACATTCAACTTAACAGTTTTGTATTTGATACTTTCCATTGTTGCAAATTTCCTCTTCAATCGATTTCGAATTGACTTTCAAAATGAAATGAGTCGGGAAAAACATAGTGTCAAAACACAATTGGAATTAGGGGTAACTTTTCCTTTTGTATATCTATCCGATCTTGTCATCGATATGCAGAACCAATCTTTTCGTATCAACAAAATTAATTTCACAAAGGAAAACATAAACCAAATCCAAAACAGGCCGAATTCTTTTGAATCCTTTACCGTTGAGTCATTTTCTAATGACCCCAAAGGGATTTACTGGACATCGGAATTCTATGCAAAAAACCATCACTTTCTAATCGCAATTCCATATATCGAATATAGAAACACAGTCCACCAAACTGTAGTTTGGCTAATCGTAACCCTATTATTTTCGCTATTTACAATCTTTATGTTATATCCAGTTTTACATAAAACTAGTATTGTATATCCACTAACAAGATTACTTGCTGGAATCCGAAAGATGCATTCTGGTGATTTGTTTGTTACTGTAAAAGTATCGAGTCGAGATGAAATCGGAGAGTTATCGAATAGTTTTAATGAAATGATCTCGATTGTTCGGGATGCAAGGCTTCAATTGGAACAAAAAATTGAAGAACGAACAGAATCACTAAACCAAACTATCTTGGAACTAAGAGAAACCCAAGAACAACTTTTACAAGCAGAAAGGATGTCTACTCTTGGGAAAATTGCAGCAAGTGTTGCCCACGAAATCAACAACCCACTAGCAGCCATTAAAGGAAGCATTCAGTTTATTAAAGATGGACAAACCAATGTTCCCAATCCTGACAAATCAGAAAATTTTCTTTTAGCGGAACAGTTTATCGCAGAATTCAAAAATCAAAAACGTTCCGATGTTACCTCTCGGTTTAAAAGAAAAAAAGAACTCATTGCTTTCTTCAAAGCAAAATCCATTCCCGATCCCATTTCCCTGGCAGATACCTGTTTTGATTTTAAGATCGAAGTGGTTCCCGAAGAATACCAAAAACTTTTCGAAACAGAAGAAGGAAGAACCATTTTCCAATCTCAACTCAATGACTTTGTCATTGGATTTCATTTGGGGATTATTGAAACCGCTGTGGAACGAGCTTCCAAAATTGTCTTCGCCCTCAAACACCATTCCTACTCCGGCCCAAGAGAGTCTCAAAAACTCCTCTCCCTCAAAGAAGGAATCGATTCGGTTCTCTCCATGTATTCTACCAGTTGGAAACAAAACATTGAAATCGATTGGAAGGTAAGTGGGGATCCCGTGATCCTCGGCCATGCAGACGAACTCGTCCAAGTATGGACCAACCTCATCTACAATTCCATCCAGGCCTGCCCCAAGGAGGGAGGGAAAATCCGGATCTTTTTGAAAGAAGAATCAACAGAGGCCCTCATTACCATTGAAGACAACGGAAAAGGAATCCCGGAAGACATCCTTCCCCGTATTTTTGAACCCTTCTTCACCACAAAAGAACTGGGTATGGGAACGGGACTTGGCCTTTCCATCGTTCAAAAGATCATCCAAAACCACAACGGAAGCATCCAAGTCGAAAGCCAACCAGGGAAAACCCTCTTTTCCATCCACATCCCCCTAGCAAAATCCTAG